TGACATGATTCGTGAGTGTCGATATTTGGCGAAAGGCCTTGTCGCAGTGTTTACACTTGTAGGGTCTTTCGTCGGTGTGTATCTTCATGTGGTTTCGCAGTGTGGTTAATTggcgaaatttgtttttacaaatgTGGCACTGTTTCTTTTTGCGTGGATCATCAATTATTGGATCGGGCATCTCTTCGGGCATTTCGATTTTAGTCACTGGCATCGGCGTGATAGGTGCAGGATTATTATTTAGCGATGAGGAAGCTGCCGCCGTTGTTGAAATGTCCAGTAAATGAACCAATGGATGTTGTGGATGTAGCATGGCTTGATGTGTGGGATGTTGTATGGCTTGTACCGCTGTTAATTGATGCAGCGTAAAGGGTGTTTGCTGCAGTCCAGCTGCAGATATTGTTGTCTGTTGTTGACCCGAAGACGTCACCCCGTGGGAAGTGGAAATTTGTGCCGGTGCATAATGTTGATAGTTGACCATGGCGGCCGCACTTACGGCTGTAGCATGATTGAGATGCATCTTGCATGAGGTATTATGCGATTCGCCCCTACTATTCGAGTCTAGTACAAATTAACGCAAATCTGTCCCAATTGGACTGTACTAAttaagaaaaactttaaaaacatctcaaattaataccatttttatttacaaacttATCGAGAAAGTGGACAAACTTACCCCTTTTCACTTTGCTGGCTGTAACGAGTGAATGTGTCTTGTTTTCGTTATTATTGCCACTGTGGCAACGTGTGTGTTTGCTTTTCTTCTTCCAATAGAGATAGTTTTGTCTGTGATTTcacgtttttttcttttgctcacatttcactttattttcatcatgttttcactttatttgcaactttaactttatttattatcgaaaatcaataaatttcccaagtttttatgcatttatttgttatttttcattaaataattttcttttctcaAGGATTTtagttggttaaaaaaaattttcaggaaaagaaaacaaacagctGGGTTGGTCAATTTgtcaagtttttaaaaacaacattgtAGGGTtgcatttagaaaaaaagcGTGGTTTTACAATGTTGCATTTAATAGGAGCAGATTGTCAGAGTTGTTTTTTCGTGATTACATCAAATTTCAAAGGTATAAAATAGGAACTGCTACTGGGCAAATCGTTTTCAAGATTGGCTACATATTCTAagcatttaaaaagtaaagatttTTGCTGTTATTTCGCTAACGGTATTTTAAAGATTATGGTAATTTATGTTTAACATATGTAAATgcacaaacattaaaaataagatggtgttacattttaaattctatagacTGCAATTCTCGTACTGGCGCTCATTACAATTAACTCAATTATTGATATAAAatcatttgtatatttataaaacaaaattatttatacaataacGGTAACGATACTTAATCGCATCTCTCGAAAATGACATGCGTATTTTTTCGAATAAGGACAAATGgataaaagaaaatgtcaaaaataaaaaaaattaatttctcaaatatacacaaataatatttgtaaaaaatattattcttataaaaaattaatttaaaaacataatttacagtttcaataataaagtaaattttaattttttgaagagAAAATTTGTGATGTATATGGAAAACAAGAACTGAAAATAGATGTGTAAACCTAGTGGTCAAGACGTTAATACGCCCCTTTGGTAGTAGTTTTGGATCAAATCAAGATCCCAGtaacagtttatttttttataattttttttgtgttaatattcatattttctgcTGGGCGAAGGGACATTATACTCTGAGGTGTATCGAACACCGCATgctcaacaacaaaacagcatgcaaaattttcttctccttaacccgacattacctctggcatctacaaacacaagagacttgcgcaactaattTACCTAGTGTGATAGGTGTCTAATAATCAGTAACATGCTATATTAtacccataatttttttttatttaatatattaatttcaatttatttaaattattaatttcataatggtcagattattttccaaatatatgagaaatttactattatatatttactttaaattccTATAACTCTTAAACTATGAGAGAGCGGacaaaaactagactacaagtagcagtagcaacgaaaaaacacaagtatgtagtctagttaaaaaaataataaaaactcggagtcaataattactactactactgctaccttcacaaagaaaaatttaaaagtatcagagtaatttattttctattgctaccttaaaaattaaaagttttgatGAAGcagtcattaatttttttattaattctgctacttttaaaatttagtagtaatagaattagcagttgaggtagtagaagaagtagcagttgaagtagcagctaagtagcagtgaggtagcaataaaataagtcaaaaatagaaATCTttagccaaaaaagtatattatgtgttgttgttgtgaatgtatatttgtgtaagttggtcgtgttgtaaacaaaagttcggctttttttatacacacagaaaacacgatctttctgttagcaacacgaacatctgagacgaataaaaacgaataattctttcaaactctctcaaaactgaagattttcttttttgactacttttattgttaccttaactgctgcatcaactgctactttactgctaccttaaaaattaaaactcgatatagagcagtagcaatgatttgtatttttatgctactactccatttacaattcatgttcttttactactgctctgttaagagttttatattttgaaggtagcagtagttttaaaaaaacgagaaaacgaaaaaagaaaaatgcaaCTGCTACctctacatacacttttttgaagcagtagttgtagcaacagttaaaaatttgttagttatcgtagctttttaaacactggtttcATGTAGccgtgtagcctgctgtcttcaatgtgtttaatgatGGAGTATAAAGTTGAACAATATGGCAGCattaacataattgacattTGTGTGTTATGGTTTTTTCTGGTTggtaaagtaaatatttattggtAAATTGTACTTTAATAAATTATCCAAGACGGCGTCCCTACTCCTTTCCAGAGTTCAaataaccaaacaattttttaaaaattacgaatTACAGCGACGAGGAGTTgtacaattaataaatatgaGTGAAGAAAAACCAATatcgtcaaaaaataaaaacaaagaaagtcTCGCCGAGCGAGAGAAAGAAGAAACAGGTAAGTGAAAAGACACGCTTTTAGCGACTGACgggcggacatagctagatcgtcttaaaaTCTTATGAAGACCCAGAAGTATGACTTTATACATTAGGTTAACGAACagctttatattatttaaaatacactAAAATCGTTGTTGTTAAAAAGTGAACTAGACGAGCTACCTAGTTCATTTTTGAACTATGAACTAAAGTTTAGTTCACTAAACTTTAGTTAAACTTAGTTACTAAACTGAGCGGTCATTGAATTGAACTATTAAGCACAAATCGAGTTGGAAGTACACGGACGCTATTTGTGCTATTGAATCGATAATAAGAGTGGAATATGACAATGTACGAAGAACTAAGAGCATTGGGTATGGGCGGCTGTTTCCGTTGATACGGAAATCGCCTTGGTTTTCGAATCTTATCCGGGCATAATTTTCGTGGTGAAACACTTGCCAAGATGAATATTCTTCAATCAAATCTTGTGGAGTCTGTGATGAAATTGAGGACATATcgcatacatatatattttttatgcatTACCAATGATAAATTTGCCTTTATTACTTGATTACAACTAGTTGGAAGGTTTTCTAGAGGACGGCACGTTTGAGCTTATTTTCATACCTATTAACTGAATTTATTAAATCCATTGTGTCAAACTGtaacgaaatttttaaaattcttaatataaatttttatatcaatttattttCAGATGACAATGCTATGGAAGTCATcaggaaatttttttctcaaaaacttaATTTAGTTACAACTTTGGATGAAGAAGATGATGGTACAAAAAAGGTTTGTATTaacgaaattaaaaaacgaatatATGTAtctaacaataatttttatattagatAATTGAAAATCTAACATTTGAGGGCTTGTGTGACCACTGGAAGTCCAaaggtttcaaaaatattataaccATGGTTGGTGCTGGTATATCAACATGTAAGTACATATTTCATTtagattttcaaattaaatttttaattttcatcttCTTTTAGCGGCTGGTATTCCCGATTTCCGATCACCTGGCTCTGGCTTATATgataatttgcaaaaatataatttaccaCATCCTTCGGCCATTTTCGAAATGGACTATTTTGAAGATAATCCACAGCCATTCTTTGCTTTGGCTAAAGAACTTTATCCCGGTTCTTTCAATCCCACTCCATCACACTATTTTGTAAGACTTCTTCAGGATAAAGGATTGCTGTTACGCCATTATACCCAAAATATTGACACACTTGAAAGAATTGCTGGTTTACCTGATGATAAACTGATAGAGGCTCATGGCACATTCTTTACCAATCATTGTTTGGGTTGTCGTAAACTTTACTCCATGGAATGGATGAAAGATCAAATCTTTTCGGACAATGTACCCACTTGTACAGATTGCAATGCTGTAGTTAAACCTGACATTGTATTCTTTGGTGAAAATCTGCCAGAGAAATTTTATACACTACCAGccaaagattttaataaatgcGATCTGCTCATCATAATGGGTACTTCATTGGAGGTGCAACCTTTTGCTTCCCTTATTGATCGCGCAAACACAAAGTGTGTACGTTTATTAATCAATCGCACTAAAGTTGGTAATGATTTTGGTGGTATGAGCTCTTGGTTTATGAGTGGTCCGGGACTAATGTTTGATAATCCCAAAAATACCCGCGATATCGCTTACATTGGTGACTGTGATGATGGCTGCTTGGCTTTGGCAGAAGCTTTAGGTTGGAAGGACGAATTGAATGAGTTAATTAAAAGTGAACATGAACGTTTAGATAAAGAAAATCCaaaggataaaaaaaatatttcgaaaaactcAAGTGAGGATGACgataaaataaaagaagaagCTAGAAAACTGGAttcataattttctcaggcttaggtgcaatatttcatttagtgattttattcaaaaatacatattttgaatgTAATaggaaaattcttttaaaatttgattagcAATTTAGTTTACATGACTATAAATGTGTATGCAGATACATAGTATATATTTCTTTATGTAATACTTGTTAAGAACAATTTATGATAATAAAAAACTAGTATATACATAATATATACATGTAGTAATTAgtacttataacaaatttttgtttcaatatatgtatgtacttcacccaaagaatatttttttaataaagctaCCATCGGTTATTTCATCGGATTGATGAAATGAATTTagtataaatgaaaaatttaccagagatcaaaaaaaaatgtaggtaTTATTATTAGGTCACGTCACCGTTGTTTACCCTTGTGAAAATACGAACTTTTACGTAATCACAACAACCAATACATATTCACCCCTATTATGTAAGTCGTTGTCGACACAAAGTCACGTCGACAGCAAAAAAGTGGTATATGTTTCGccgatatcgataaaaattatttttatttattttcaaaacccTAGCCTTAttagtcatagatcccatataaggcccgctttcgaaaatcactttagcgagcataaatctcctaaaaaaaaatgttggtataaacataaaataaataagctttatatagacataaatcacacgacctaatttcatggcgatcggtccataatttgtcatagctaccatataagaccaacttccgaaaatcattcacgaaaataaattattgaaattacaattagcaaattcatttaatattaggtcggccattttgaatttgctaATTCTGATATTGAATCGTAATCAGCCACCCCAAAAACCCCCATATACCAATTTGTGGGTAATTTTTTTACTCTTGGCCgcacaaaattaaatttcctgGAAATCCGACAATTTCAAATCGTTTATTAGAGTCTTAAAGaatgtttgtaaaattttcagaaaaatatcaatcaacaaagaaataaaataattgtaatactatcatcaaggcgtattaacaaggtgagtgcgtcccggcaacaaatacaacaatgcaaaaacaacaggcaatttgtttttgttaaaatgtacggtaaatgtcaaaatcaaggcgaattaaaatattactatgttatttacaataacaaatgtaaacataaacaaagtttgacatatagtgtacataaaaccacagctaattaagaaacagctgattttatgcactcaccttgttaatacgccttgactatcatgtaaacaataaatgttttttcgaaacgattttttgaaataccgactgattttaataatattttaaattttaaaagtgttaatactcagtattgccgtctataaataccttaatgaatacaaattttaaataattaatgatgaaaacatttcattaaaaaacataataagtgcgttcgcgtactttccagtaaaaattatccagttaatttaatttagagcgtaaaaatacatttactctcaatctaaaaaaatatccaaaaagtacgcgaacaacaatttgtaaaaataagttgtattttattataattcaatttaaaacgtttgttttatgttacttttcttcttttctttgcaagacttgtaaattgtgttaattttcaacttttttgttttgtttacatttgcaacaatttgttttaaaccagtgatgttcacgccatacaacaattgtttgaaaaatttacacacatttgttatgctcttttaaaaacttttgttcattcatcgctgaGAATGCGAAGAAAACACATGTGACGGATTATcgtaatttttttcagaaatttattaagcattgttgttggttgtttttgtttgaagcatagcaaacacacgcgtgtcaattacaattgaacacaataaaacaaagtcaaaaataaatacaaaatttaagagaatttcggacttataatgtatattttttcatttccttaaaatttaaattacattcatttaataaactggttttatttgacaaaaattctaaatctaatctttcttcattttgttattattttaagtgtttgacattatgtttgcggggtagctctctcaccaatacatcttcatttttatttttgaacatcactgttttaaaccagtgatgttcatcccatacaacaattgtttaaaaaatttaaacacatttgttacgctcttttaaagagcgtaataaatctcattttttcagaaattcaataagcattgttgttggttggtttttggatgaagcatagcaaacacacgcgtttcaattataattgaacacaaaaaaacaaagttaaaaa
The nucleotide sequence above comes from Calliphora vicina chromosome 1, idCalVici1.1, whole genome shotgun sequence. Encoded proteins:
- the Sirt2 gene encoding NAD-dependent protein deacetylase Sirt2, whose translation is MSEEKPISSKNKNKESLAEREKEETDDNAMEVIRKFFSQKLNLVTTLDEEDDGTKKIIENLTFEGLCDHWKSKGFKNIITMVGAGISTSAGIPDFRSPGSGLYDNLQKYNLPHPSAIFEMDYFEDNPQPFFALAKELYPGSFNPTPSHYFVRLLQDKGLLLRHYTQNIDTLERIAGLPDDKLIEAHGTFFTNHCLGCRKLYSMEWMKDQIFSDNVPTCTDCNAVVKPDIVFFGENLPEKFYTLPAKDFNKCDLLIIMGTSLEVQPFASLIDRANTKCVRLLINRTKVGNDFGGMSSWFMSGPGLMFDNPKNTRDIAYIGDCDDGCLALAEALGWKDELNELIKSEHERLDKENPKDKKNISKNSSEDDDKIKEEARKLDS